In Nymphaea colorata isolate Beijing-Zhang1983 chromosome 3, ASM883128v2, whole genome shotgun sequence, a genomic segment contains:
- the LOC116251549 gene encoding ribulose-phosphate 3-epimerase, cytoplasmic isoform-like gives MVAAKIAPSMLSSDFANLASEADYMLRCGADWLHMDIMDGHFVPNLTIGAPVIESLRKHTRAYLDCHLMVTNPLDYVEPLAKAGASGFTFHVEASKDNWQEVVRSVKAKGMRPGVALKPGTPVTDVYPLVDDEVPVEMVLVMTVEPGFGGQKFMPETMEKVRALRQKYPSLDIEVDGGLGPDTIGQAASAGANCIVAGSSVFKAKEPAEVISILRKGVVEAQGRN, from the exons atgGTTGCCGCCAAGATCGCTCCATCGATGCTGTCTTCAGATTTCGCGAATCTGGCGTCGGAGGCCGATTACATGCTCCGTTGCGGCGCCGACTGGCTGCACATGGATATAATG GATGG GCACTTCGTTCCAAATCTAACCATTGGAGCTCCTGTTATTGAGAGCCTGAGGAAGCACACCAG AGCATATCTTGATTGCCACCTTATGGTTACGAATCCTCTTGATTATGTGGAGCCATTAGCAAAGGCTGGGGCATCAGGTTTCACTTTCCATGTTGAAGCTTCTAAAG ATAATTGGCAAGAGGTTGTTAGAAGTGTGAAGGCAAAGGGGATGCGGCCTGGTGTAGCATTAAAGCCTGGAACTCCTGTCACTGACGTTTATCCATTG GTAGATGATGAAGTGCCTGTGGAGATGGTCCTTGTAATGACAGTAGAACCTGGGTTCGGTGGACAGAAGTTTATGCCAGAAACGATGGAAAAA GTTCGTGCATTGAGACAGAAGTATCCTTCACTTGATATAGAG GTTGATGGTGGATTGGGCCCGGATACAATTGGTCAAGCTGCCTCTGCTGGTGCCAACTGCATAGTAGCCGGGAGTTCAGTTTTTAAAGCAAAAGAGCCAGCTGAAGTTATATCCATCTTGAGGAAAGGTGTTGTGGAAGCGCAGGGACGGaactga